A single Thermosipho affectus DNA region contains:
- the atpA gene encoding F0F1 ATP synthase subunit alpha — protein MRINPGEIVKVLESKIEGFKEEINLDDVGKVIQVGDGIARAYGLNNVMANEMVEFVETGTIGVAFNLEEDNVGIIILGDYKDIKEGHTVKRLKKIMQVPVGEELLGRVVNPLGVPVDGLGPINTTEYRDVEVKAPGVIYRKPVDTPLQTGIKLIDALIPIGRGQRELIIGDRQTGKTAIAIDTIINQKGKGVYCIYVAIGQKASAVARLVDKLKEEGAMEYTTVVVASAADNASLQYIAPYSGCAMGEYFMYNGKDALVIYDDLSKHAVAYRQLSLLLRRPPGREAYPGDVFYLHSRLLERAARLDDKYGGGSLTALPIIETQANDISAYIPTNVISITDGQIYLEPSLFYAGQRPAVNIGLSVSRVGGAAQVKAMKKVAGSLKLDLAQYQELETFAQFATELDPATQAQITRGQRLMELMKQEQYAPLEVEDQVVVLYAGINGYLDDLEVEKVKEFEKRLLQFLRENKKELLNKIKETKDLNEETEKELKNAIEEFKGEFVKVYGK, from the coding sequence TTGAGAATAAATCCCGGAGAAATTGTAAAAGTATTGGAATCAAAGATAGAGGGTTTTAAAGAGGAGATAAATTTAGATGATGTTGGAAAGGTTATACAAGTAGGTGACGGTATTGCCCGTGCATATGGATTAAATAACGTTATGGCAAATGAAATGGTAGAATTTGTAGAAACGGGTACAATTGGTGTTGCTTTTAATTTAGAAGAGGATAATGTAGGGATAATTATATTAGGTGATTACAAAGACATCAAGGAAGGACACACGGTAAAAAGATTAAAAAAGATCATGCAGGTTCCAGTTGGTGAAGAATTGTTGGGAAGAGTTGTAAATCCTTTGGGTGTGCCAGTTGACGGTCTTGGCCCAATCAATACAACGGAATATAGAGATGTTGAAGTGAAAGCGCCAGGTGTTATATATAGAAAGCCAGTTGATACTCCTCTACAAACTGGTATTAAATTAATTGATGCCCTTATACCAATTGGTAGGGGGCAAAGGGAATTAATAATAGGAGACAGACAAACTGGTAAGACTGCTATAGCCATCGATACAATTATCAATCAAAAGGGAAAAGGTGTTTATTGTATTTACGTGGCGATTGGACAAAAAGCATCGGCGGTTGCACGTTTAGTAGATAAGCTAAAAGAAGAAGGTGCTATGGAGTATACTACTGTAGTTGTTGCAAGTGCTGCTGATAATGCATCTTTGCAGTATATTGCTCCTTATTCAGGATGTGCAATGGGAGAATATTTCATGTACAATGGAAAAGATGCACTTGTGATATACGATGATTTATCAAAACATGCAGTTGCGTATAGACAGCTTTCACTTCTGCTAAGAAGGCCACCTGGACGTGAAGCGTATCCTGGTGATGTTTTTTATTTGCATTCTAGATTACTTGAAAGGGCCGCAAGGCTTGATGATAAATATGGTGGTGGATCACTAACTGCACTTCCAATTATAGAAACACAAGCAAATGATATTTCTGCTTATATTCCAACAAATGTCATTTCAATTACCGATGGACAAATTTATCTAGAACCATCTCTGTTTTATGCAGGACAGAGACCTGCGGTAAACATAGGTCTTTCAGTATCTCGTGTTGGTGGAGCCGCACAAGTCAAAGCTATGAAAAAAGTAGCAGGATCTCTAAAACTTGATCTTGCACAATACCAAGAATTAGAAACATTTGCACAATTTGCAACGGAACTTGATCCTGCAACGCAGGCACAGATTACAAGAGGTCAAAGGTTAATGGAGTTAATGAAGCAAGAGCAATACGCACCACTTGAGGTGGAAGATCAAGTTGTTGTGTTATACGCAGGTATAAATGGATATTTAGACGATTTGGAAGTTGAAAAAGTTAAAGAATTCGAAAAGAGACTTTTACAATTTTTAAGGGAGAATAAAAAGGAATTGCTTAACAAAATAAAAGAAACAAAAGATTTAAATGAAGAAACGGAAAAAGAGTTGAAAAATGCCATAGAAGAATTCAAAGGTGAATTTGTGAAAGTGTACGGGAAGTGA
- the atpB gene encoding F0F1 ATP synthase subunit A, with protein sequence MKKKISWFLVVFLIIYTVLGIINALYFVPKDTAEVTRGLANRWIIQLSDEKAWYTRINPLTIIMSWTIIIGLIVFAVRVGKNFKVIPDRRQSFAESIMDFMYEVVESVIDDPKFVRPTFAIATTLFLYISISNIIGGAMPGLNVNVVDEHVKFTLFQDTWFSPTADLNTNLTYALMVFVISHAFAIKAKGFGGWLKSWLEPMPIMLPMNIIGELAKPISHSLRLFGNIGGGAILTFILTYLVKYLFMPVFYWAYFGIFVGLVQALVFSMLAVAYISEKIS encoded by the coding sequence GTGAAAAAAAAGATTAGTTGGTTTCTAGTAGTTTTTTTGATAATTTATACTGTTTTGGGGATAATAAATGCATTATATTTTGTTCCAAAAGATACAGCTGAAGTTACAAGAGGACTTGCCAATAGATGGATTATACAGCTTTCAGATGAAAAAGCGTGGTATACTAGGATAAATCCACTTACTATTATTATGAGTTGGACTATAATAATTGGATTGATAGTTTTTGCAGTACGTGTGGGGAAGAATTTTAAAGTTATTCCAGACAGAAGACAATCATTTGCAGAGTCCATAATGGATTTTATGTATGAGGTTGTAGAAAGTGTTATAGATGATCCAAAGTTTGTTAGGCCCACATTTGCAATTGCCACAACGTTGTTTTTGTATATATCAATCTCGAATATAATTGGTGGTGCAATGCCAGGACTTAATGTAAACGTAGTTGATGAGCACGTTAAGTTTACCCTTTTCCAAGATACGTGGTTTTCACCAACTGCGGATTTAAATACAAATTTAACATATGCGTTAATGGTTTTTGTGATAAGCCATGCTTTTGCGATTAAAGCAAAAGGTTTTGGTGGTTGGTTAAAATCATGGCTTGAGCCTATGCCTATAATGTTGCCTATGAATATAATAGGAGAACTTGCAAAACCTATTTCACACTCTTTGAGGTTGTTTGGAAATATTGGTGGAGGAGCTATTTTAACATTTATTTTGACATATTTAGTTAAATATCTATTTATGCCAGTTTTCTATTGGGCGTATTTTGGGATTTTTGTTGGTTTAGTTCAAGCTTTGGTATTCTCAATGCTTGCGGTGGCATATATTTCAGAAAAAATATCATAA
- a CDS encoding RuvX/YqgF family protein has protein sequence MILALDYGDKKTGYAIGSDFISKSGTVNTTQLNKLLEKFQKVVLGIPLSMSGNYSKQSFKVLKFAYKLKRKGIDVFLIDERLTTKMALSFNAKDDDAFSARQIFMDYIKNPILSQKFVLEKFLDVEFDCEDVEDVLYYEVTPVKGRKGDALTRNFSIAFLHMKEKNFVYRNEDTIEKKYNLVIVNEKFKDVVDKFLKNGGKIILV, from the coding sequence ATGATTTTAGCACTAGATTATGGAGATAAAAAAACAGGATATGCTATTGGAAGTGATTTTATATCAAAAAGTGGAACAGTAAATACCACGCAATTGAATAAGTTGTTGGAAAAATTTCAAAAAGTAGTTTTAGGTATACCGCTTTCCATGAGTGGAAATTATTCTAAGCAAAGTTTTAAAGTTTTAAAATTTGCTTACAAATTAAAAAGAAAAGGCATAGATGTATTTTTAATAGATGAAAGATTAACCACCAAGATGGCTTTATCTTTTAATGCAAAAGATGACGATGCATTTAGTGCCAGACAGATCTTTATGGACTATATTAAAAACCCCATACTTTCCCAGAAATTTGTACTTGAAAAATTTTTAGATGTTGAATTTGATTGTGAAGATGTTGAAGATGTACTTTACTATGAAGTTACTCCTGTTAAGGGTAGAAAAGGAGATGCTCTAACTAGGAATTTTTCCATTGCGTTTTTGCATATGAAAGAAAAAAATTTTGTTTACAGGAATGAAGATACAATTGAAAAAAAGTATAATTTGGTTATTGTAAATGAAAAATTCAAAGATGTTGTGGATAAATTTTTAAAAAATGGTGGTAAAATTATATTGGTTTAG
- a CDS encoding ATPase — protein MKKVIKSYVNVIIILGIIGTILGTILTNYERSFIFSYVLGTIGAVLYVFSLYYDIINLGLKKRSKKGYYIRYLFSASLFLLVGVLFKEKVLALLGVFLGLINVKIGAYIVGFLIGGENSEKKD, from the coding sequence GTGAAAAAGGTGATTAAAAGTTATGTAAATGTTATAATAATTTTGGGAATTATTGGTACGATACTGGGAACGATTTTGACAAATTATGAACGAAGTTTTATTTTTAGTTACGTTTTAGGTACAATTGGTGCTGTTTTATACGTATTTTCTCTTTATTACGATATAATTAACTTGGGTTTAAAGAAAAGGTCTAAAAAGGGTTATTACATAAGATATTTGTTTTCTGCAAGTCTTTTTCTACTAGTTGGTGTATTGTTTAAAGAGAAAGTATTAGCTTTGTTAGGTGTTTTTTTAGGACTTATAAATGTTAAAATAGGAGCTTATATAGTGGGTTTTCTGATTGGAGGTGAAAATAGTGAAAAAAAAGATTAG
- a CDS encoding aminopeptidase P family protein, protein MDLNDILLSKKLDVLVVLNIEGSNKPTTRFISGFTGSFSGVIYSKDRRIIITDSRYWEQAKMESEFELVKYKADKRFLDIIVEYLKKMNVNRVGIEKDRTLTKHFEYLAGHLDVEFVDVSIELLKLRAVKTESEIEDIRKAVYIAEEAFKKTLEIVRPKITEKEVAAYLEYQMKLLGGDKFSFETIVASGWRGALPHGIASDKEIEIGEPVVVDWGAYFNGYASDLTRVFCIGEPSDEVKNVHSIVMKAQQEAIEIARAGLTGAEIDKAARNYITEKGYGEYFGHSLGHGIGLEVHEEPRLSFTNKEPLPKNSIVTVEPGIYLPKKFGIRIEDDILLTDNGCEVLSSLPRDIFVV, encoded by the coding sequence ATGGATTTAAATGATATACTGTTATCTAAGAAATTAGATGTACTTGTAGTTTTAAACATTGAAGGCTCAAATAAACCTACTACAAGGTTTATTTCTGGTTTTACTGGAAGTTTTTCTGGTGTAATTTATTCAAAAGATAGAAGGATAATAATTACTGATTCTAGATATTGGGAACAGGCAAAAATGGAATCGGAGTTTGAACTTGTAAAATACAAGGCAGATAAGCGTTTTTTGGATATTATAGTTGAGTATTTAAAGAAGATGAATGTAAATAGGGTGGGAATAGAAAAAGATAGGACTTTGACGAAACATTTTGAGTATTTAGCAGGACATTTAGATGTTGAATTTGTAGATGTTTCAATTGAGTTGTTAAAATTAAGGGCTGTAAAAACAGAGAGTGAGATTGAAGATATTAGAAAAGCTGTATATATTGCAGAAGAGGCTTTTAAAAAGACATTAGAAATAGTAAGACCGAAGATTACAGAAAAAGAAGTTGCAGCATATTTGGAATATCAAATGAAATTATTAGGCGGAGATAAGTTTTCATTTGAGACTATAGTAGCGTCTGGTTGGAGAGGAGCACTCCCGCATGGTATAGCAAGTGATAAAGAAATTGAGATTGGAGAACCAGTGGTAGTGGATTGGGGAGCGTATTTTAATGGGTATGCAAGTGATTTAACGCGTGTATTTTGTATAGGAGAACCAAGTGATGAGGTAAAAAATGTACACAGCATAGTTATGAAAGCACAACAAGAGGCCATCGAAATAGCACGTGCAGGGTTAACTGGTGCGGAAATTGACAAAGCAGCAAGGAATTATATAACTGAGAAAGGATATGGCGAATACTTTGGACATTCTTTGGGACATGGTATTGGTTTGGAAGTTCATGAAGAACCTAGATTAAGTTTTACAAATAAAGAACCTCTTCCAAAAAATTCAATTGTTACAGTAGAACCTGGTATATACCTTCCAAAAAAATTTGGAATTAGGATAGAAGACGATATATTGTTAACAGATAATGGTTGTGAAGTTTTGTCAAGTCTTCCAAGAGATATCTTTGTAGTATGA
- the recJ gene encoding single-stranded-DNA-specific exonuclease RecJ produces MKWELKKINTELSEKLAEELDIPLLTAQLLVSRGYLTPKDAYKFINPSKDDLRSPFLLKDMDKAVKYLLLAREKGYPVFVYGDYDVDGITGTATLVSFLSKYGWKVDYYIPNRLDEGYGIQPEIVERFYKNGFKVLLSVDCGITSFEAVERAKELGMYVIITDHHTIKDEIPKAHAVVDPKREDEMYPFRDFAGVGVAYKLISALGQKLNLKDEEINEVLDIVALGTIADMVDLVDENRYIVKEGLKKLNETDRIGLVQLMKKLNITNITSQDIGYRLAPKLNAAGRLYSAEDAYKLITTNNLSSAEQLAEILMGYNFTRQEIENKIFKEAVNKIESSKIKDLPILIVAGEKWHAGVLGIVATKLVQRYNKPSLVVSLEEGIGRGSGRSVDGVDILEVLSKFSEYFEEIGGHPMAVGFSIRQEKINELIDVISKKFGDSHFEVDSKLEVDAVLDLDDVGDNVIKALSYLEPFGHGNPEPVFLIKNNLVERIRFFGNFGANVRMVLKSKNKNTVEGIGFGLKKNYYDIPAIHAVLTSLDIVANIRQNGVGPFLNILDFKISSEYEEDYKDKYFIYSFTNDWKSQKGDEFRDFWDSSELSQRYERIEKYLFKEKPFVLQSDLLTRNAFLLYLMNKGRTLVINPTNIEALHVYESLSRHSPDGITFVNSLNRNYSKHVITNPIMITEGKIPLDDFDFIILNEIQILSSLSYELYEKLLKKLEEKDFVVTSLYKFESNIPIFYEEKKINFGLEDKRNSKKTIEHEINSIAFLFSNYSYVTKFYEKLISRRYEFKDLVFYSPILKPFQKCVISSLIKKGRIKKLVSSTNSDGLPSMLENGAEVRIFDFPLSIKELIDAVSGDSYVILQLYYNSEDALKRKNHLLKIFPDKKRLEEAVLRFYDLKIDNKNKFIDFSKDVNISPKVLKHAILDYKNDKKILRILERELELSYFEKYTMTLLNASIKDIYKMIEEREMYDVYLNI; encoded by the coding sequence GTGAAATGGGAATTGAAAAAAATTAATACCGAACTTTCAGAAAAGTTGGCTGAGGAATTGGATATTCCTCTACTTACGGCGCAATTACTAGTTTCCAGAGGTTATCTTACACCTAAAGATGCGTATAAGTTTATCAATCCATCAAAAGACGATTTGCGCTCTCCATTTTTATTGAAAGATATGGATAAAGCTGTTAAATATCTCTTACTTGCCCGTGAAAAAGGGTACCCTGTTTTTGTGTATGGAGATTATGATGTAGACGGTATAACGGGTACTGCAACCTTAGTGTCTTTCCTTTCTAAGTATGGTTGGAAGGTGGATTACTATATACCTAATCGTCTTGATGAAGGATATGGTATACAACCTGAAATTGTGGAAAGATTCTATAAGAACGGGTTTAAGGTGTTGTTAAGTGTAGATTGTGGTATAACAAGTTTTGAAGCTGTAGAACGGGCAAAAGAGTTGGGAATGTATGTAATAATAACTGATCACCATACTATCAAGGATGAAATTCCGAAAGCTCATGCGGTTGTTGATCCAAAAAGGGAAGATGAAATGTATCCTTTTAGGGACTTTGCGGGTGTTGGCGTGGCGTATAAGCTAATTTCTGCATTGGGACAAAAGTTAAACCTTAAAGATGAAGAAATCAATGAAGTCTTGGATATAGTTGCACTTGGAACAATAGCGGATATGGTGGATCTGGTAGATGAAAATAGGTATATTGTAAAAGAAGGATTGAAAAAACTCAATGAAACAGATAGGATTGGTCTTGTGCAACTGATGAAAAAACTTAATATTACAAATATTACCAGTCAAGATATTGGTTATAGGTTAGCTCCCAAGCTCAATGCAGCAGGTAGATTGTATTCCGCAGAGGATGCTTATAAACTGATTACAACTAATAATCTTTCGTCTGCTGAACAACTTGCAGAGATTTTAATGGGATATAACTTTACAAGACAAGAGATAGAAAATAAGATATTTAAAGAGGCTGTTAACAAAATAGAAAGTTCAAAGATAAAAGATTTACCTATTTTGATAGTCGCTGGCGAAAAATGGCATGCGGGTGTTTTAGGAATTGTTGCTACAAAGCTTGTACAAAGGTACAATAAACCTTCTCTTGTTGTATCACTTGAAGAGGGAATTGGCAGGGGTTCTGGTAGAAGTGTAGATGGTGTTGATATTTTGGAAGTACTTTCCAAGTTTTCCGAGTATTTTGAAGAAATTGGTGGACACCCTATGGCAGTTGGATTTAGTATAAGACAAGAAAAAATTAACGAGCTTATCGATGTGATTTCAAAAAAATTTGGTGACAGTCATTTTGAAGTGGATTCTAAATTGGAAGTAGACGCTGTTTTGGATTTAGATGATGTTGGAGATAATGTAATAAAGGCTTTAAGTTATTTGGAGCCGTTTGGACATGGGAATCCTGAACCTGTTTTTTTGATAAAAAATAATTTGGTTGAAAGAATAAGGTTCTTTGGAAATTTTGGAGCAAATGTAAGAATGGTGTTAAAGAGTAAAAATAAAAATACCGTTGAAGGAATAGGATTTGGTTTAAAAAAGAACTATTATGATATTCCAGCAATTCACGCGGTTTTAACTTCATTGGATATTGTGGCTAACATAAGACAAAATGGTGTTGGTCCATTTTTGAATATCTTGGATTTTAAAATTTCTTCTGAGTATGAGGAAGATTATAAAGATAAATACTTTATATATTCCTTTACAAACGATTGGAAAAGCCAAAAAGGAGACGAATTTAGGGATTTTTGGGATAGTAGTGAACTTTCCCAAAGGTATGAAAGAATTGAAAAGTACCTTTTTAAAGAAAAACCATTTGTTTTGCAATCAGATTTGTTGACTAGGAACGCTTTTTTGCTTTATTTAATGAATAAAGGTAGAACGCTAGTGATAAATCCAACAAATATCGAGGCTTTGCATGTTTATGAAAGCTTGTCCAGGCATTCACCTGATGGAATAACTTTTGTTAACTCATTAAATAGAAATTATTCAAAACATGTTATTACAAACCCTATAATGATTACTGAAGGTAAAATTCCTTTAGATGATTTTGACTTCATAATTTTGAATGAAATACAGATTTTGTCTTCACTGTCGTATGAATTATATGAAAAATTATTAAAAAAATTAGAGGAAAAAGATTTTGTTGTTACGAGTTTGTATAAGTTTGAAAGTAACATTCCAATTTTTTACGAAGAAAAGAAGATAAATTTTGGACTGGAAGATAAGCGGAATTCCAAAAAAACGATTGAACACGAAATTAATTCAATTGCATTTTTGTTTTCAAACTATTCATATGTGACAAAGTTTTATGAAAAACTAATTTCTAGAAGGTATGAATTTAAAGATTTGGTGTTTTACAGTCCTATATTAAAACCGTTTCAAAAGTGTGTGATTAGTAGTTTAATAAAAAAAGGAAGGATAAAAAAATTGGTTTCTTCAACTAATTCTGATGGATTACCCTCAATGTTAGAAAATGGTGCAGAAGTTAGAATATTTGATTTTCCGTTAAGCATAAAAGAGTTAATAGATGCAGTATCTGGTGATTCTTATGTAATCTTGCAACTTTATTATAACAGTGAAGATGCTTTAAAGAGAAAAAATCATCTTTTGAAAATTTTTCCAGATAAGAAGAGATTAGAAGAAGCAGTTTTAAGATTTTACGATTTAAAGATAGATAATAAAAATAAATTTATAGATTTTTCAAAAGATGTAAATATTTCTCCAAAGGTGTTAAAACATGCAATTCTTGATTACAAGAACGACAAAAAAATACTTAGAATTCTTGAAAGGGAGTTGGAACTTTCTTATTTTGAAAAATACACTATGACACTTTTAAATGCATCTATTAAAGATATTTACAAGATGATCGAGGAAAGAGAGATGTACGATGTTTATCTTAATATTTAG
- the atpF gene encoding F0F1 ATP synthase subunit B produces MDMFEINLTSVIQLMSFLLLLYVLKVFLYDKYFQVMDERKEKIEGEIKKAEQLRKEAEELKLQSQEELRKLRENADSIINKAKEEAEKIVQDAKKKAEIEGEKIITAAREEIKREKEEMLKEVEQKVGEIAVVLAMKILKGTLDEKAKREYLIKMLKEKEK; encoded by the coding sequence ATGGATATGTTTGAAATCAATTTGACATCAGTAATTCAACTGATGAGCTTTTTGTTGCTTTTGTACGTTTTAAAAGTATTTTTATACGATAAGTATTTTCAAGTTATGGATGAAAGAAAGGAAAAGATTGAAGGAGAAATAAAAAAAGCTGAGCAATTGAGAAAAGAAGCAGAGGAATTAAAATTACAATCACAAGAAGAATTGAGAAAATTGAGAGAAAATGCAGATTCTATAATAAACAAAGCCAAAGAAGAAGCAGAAAAAATAGTACAAGATGCAAAGAAAAAAGCAGAAATTGAAGGAGAAAAAATAATTACTGCTGCAAGAGAAGAAATAAAAAGAGAAAAGGAAGAAATGTTAAAAGAAGTCGAGCAAAAAGTTGGTGAAATAGCAGTGGTTCTTGCTATGAAGATCTTAAAAGGGACATTGGATGAGAAGGCCAAACGAGAATACCTTATTAAAATGTTAAAGGAGAAGGAAAAATGA
- the hslO gene encoding Hsp33 family molecular chaperone HslO, whose amino-acid sequence MVTNGIAYNARVRFSVIDSTNIIQEVTNKHSLSPITAVALGRLLTGVSLMIPWLSQNETLTYIVEGSNKIKYIAAQAKNNGDVRGYVTPKVVETFLNKDDKFDIKKAIGNGTLKVVKDLGLKTPYVTPSKLVSGEIAEDLAHYFATSEQIPSAIALGVLVDKNGIKRAGGIIIQILDKSLSQKSIIEIETKFKEITPITNFLENHSAIDALEYVFGDKIEKIEKHNVQFKCSCSHEKAIDSIRLLKIEELKEILEKNEDVEVECKWCSTKYIVKIPEIKKILEEKNEHLN is encoded by the coding sequence TTGGTTACAAACGGTATTGCATACAACGCTAGGGTAAGGTTTTCGGTTATTGATAGTACAAATATTATCCAAGAGGTAACAAATAAACATTCCCTATCTCCTATCACAGCCGTTGCACTTGGAAGATTGTTAACCGGCGTTTCACTTATGATTCCATGGCTTTCGCAAAACGAAACACTTACTTACATAGTTGAAGGGAGTAACAAGATAAAATATATTGCTGCCCAAGCAAAAAACAACGGAGATGTAAGGGGATATGTTACACCCAAAGTGGTAGAAACTTTTTTAAACAAAGACGATAAATTTGATATCAAAAAAGCAATAGGTAATGGAACTTTAAAAGTTGTAAAGGACTTAGGTTTAAAAACCCCTTATGTTACACCATCCAAATTAGTTAGTGGTGAAATAGCAGAAGATTTAGCTCATTACTTTGCCACTTCTGAACAGATTCCAAGTGCTATAGCTTTAGGAGTCTTAGTGGACAAAAATGGGATTAAACGTGCTGGTGGAATTATTATTCAAATATTGGATAAATCCCTTTCCCAAAAAAGCATTATAGAAATTGAAACAAAATTCAAAGAGATCACTCCAATAACTAACTTTTTGGAAAACCATTCTGCAATAGATGCATTAGAGTATGTCTTTGGTGATAAAATTGAAAAAATAGAAAAACACAACGTCCAATTTAAATGTAGTTGTTCACATGAAAAAGCCATAGATTCAATAAGATTATTAAAAATTGAAGAATTAAAAGAAATTTTAGAAAAAAATGAAGACGTGGAAGTTGAATGTAAATGGTGTAGTACAAAATACATTGTTAAAATTCCAGAGATTAAAAAAATCTTGGAGGAAAAAAATGAGCATCTCAACTAA
- a CDS encoding AtpZ/AtpI family protein, whose amino-acid sequence MKKNNIVKELNKLNLVTIFGATILGNVIISYFIGNFLDKIFNTEKLFTIVFLFFGAISGLYNAIRQMLKEVEKVDRREKGD is encoded by the coding sequence ATGAAGAAAAACAATATAGTTAAAGAACTAAATAAGTTGAATTTGGTAACTATATTTGGTGCAACTATCCTTGGAAATGTAATAATTTCATATTTTATTGGAAATTTTTTGGATAAGATTTTTAATACGGAAAAATTATTTACTATCGTATTTCTCTTTTTTGGCGCGATTTCGGGATTGTACAATGCCATAAGGCAGATGCTAAAAGAGGTTGAGAAGGTAGACAGACGTGAAAAAGGTGATTAA
- a CDS encoding F0F1 ATP synthase subunit C — translation MEKSLADALVIMGKAIGAGLAMGIGAIGPGIGEGNIGAHAMDAMARQPEMVGTITTRMLIADAVAESTGIYSLLIAFLILLTL, via the coding sequence ATGGAAAAGAGCTTGGCAGATGCATTAGTTATAATGGGAAAAGCAATTGGTGCAGGATTGGCAATGGGTATCGGTGCTATTGGACCTGGTATAGGTGAAGGTAACATAGGTGCTCATGCAATGGATGCAATGGCAAGACAACCTGAGATGGTTGGAACAATTACTACACGTATGTTGATTGCAGACGCAGTTGCAGAATCTACAGGAATTTACTCACTTTTAATTGCATTTCTTATACTTCTTACCTTATAA
- a CDS encoding F0F1 ATP synthase subunit delta, giving the protein MRYSTIASKYVSALLKIGKKLNKLEEYGQFLKVLDIVYENYRSFFDNPTVKVWKKVSVIKEALNKYSDDIFLNFVSLIFENKRQKFIPQMVIYYKYASVDIENKILVDVKSADKLSDEEKKAIEEFVKRYVDRTPVIEEKVDKTLIAGAVIEFAGKMIDVSVSGRLNKIAREVFSLRKG; this is encoded by the coding sequence ATGAGGTATTCTACTATTGCTTCAAAATATGTTAGTGCATTGTTGAAGATTGGAAAAAAATTAAATAAATTGGAAGAATATGGCCAGTTTTTAAAGGTTTTGGATATTGTTTATGAGAATTATAGAAGTTTTTTTGATAATCCAACGGTGAAGGTTTGGAAAAAAGTGAGTGTTATTAAGGAAGCGTTGAATAAATACAGTGATGATATTTTTCTAAATTTTGTTTCTCTAATTTTTGAAAATAAGAGGCAAAAATTTATTCCACAAATGGTAATTTATTACAAGTACGCGTCTGTAGATATTGAAAATAAGATATTAGTGGATGTAAAGAGTGCTGATAAACTTTCTGATGAGGAGAAAAAGGCTATCGAAGAGTTTGTTAAAAGGTATGTAGATAGAACACCAGTTATTGAAGAAAAAGTGGATAAAACACTTATAGCAGGTGCGGTAATTGAATTTGCGGGAAAAATGATTGATGTCTCGGTTAGTGGAAGACTCAATAAGATTGCAAGGGAAGTTTTTTCCTTGAGAAAGGGGTGA